One Stigmatopora nigra isolate UIUO_SnigA chromosome 1, RoL_Snig_1.1, whole genome shotgun sequence DNA segment encodes these proteins:
- the cep104 gene encoding centrosomal protein of 104 kDa — protein MSRKIKFVVVSSSGHEDNFSAKELMVHAPNVSGWRSSRSCSYPQQITLQLVERTRVKKLQLLAHHYLIPTKVEFYIGDGPSDPRSSAIVGQLHRLGYVSLSDNEKNGFRTRELKSVHVDAIGTYLQIAFHRNYANRHNRYNQVALVAINVLGEPLPSREQLIEHSFNGTPLEVALDANLAGKYETMSPFDDLAFDMYQDPELARIIRHLDQNRQDLLQRGRFEEAKYLKQAIADLQKAGEHLARLDVETQCAMGKEEYDLGKKKKHEMDEYRRNVYQQLEAHNLLNTAMITSVSGSHMEEPSLSTPTFDSQMVEKTSKSLPSHFSDSSGLSPKWKNLPDTPRASSSTFQKLDFSSDPYDDRPVPALQRNEQLVVANQSPAMDSSPLPDLPTPEVDQEPAPLSEKAQKEAALPIRVFGEDLVASAYSTFWSHREDALLAVQKKLSEMPSTTPKEELRRMIRGAIFLVKKALLEKVLPVFQASLKLLLFMLSQLIPGLGRGEVTYCLENIWPNLLSSTGNSISRFRVSATACIQEIAVLKDVRALQFIPVELVKPFKTKVPARLAQTRAELLQSLLAELGSENSGFTMENVMTFCTAALEHEKSGVRELAAQIILSMYKRHSSAVLSYLPPRNSAQKNFLFKAIFESIDKVDGELLDSPVVQMENEEIHSLQEQLAAFKDFTVKDGKSSKEHTAKKVVAAVDKGSQKGAKQTVAKFPPKTTTPTVEVQQSITDLDNLCIFCHKTDDSFLHDGLDIHYWKHCPMLRLCNECRQVVEIASFTEHLLNECQNKSKFSQCQRCSEAVITEDMSKHVQSNTCKPCVSGKPSSHCPLCHANFSFGEEAWKAHLTGREGCKQNSRRTGVSQGTQPVQGRAVTTTKLTQSSSVGPRGRGSRTPSLEPRPRGHTPGKR, from the exons ATGTCCAGGAAGATCAAATTTGTTGTCGTCAGTTCTTCCGGTCATGAGGACAACTTTAGTGCCAAGGAGCTCATGGTCCATGCCCCCAATGTCAGTGGTTGGAGGTCCAGCAG GTCGTGTAGTTACCCTCAGCAAATCACTTTACAATTGGTGGAAAGAACTCGAGTGAAGAAGCTTCAACTTCTCGCTCACCATTACCTGATCCCAACTAAGGTGGAGTTCTACATAGGCGACGGTCCTTCCGATCCCAGATCGTCAGCCATTGTTGGCCAGCTTCACAGGCTGGG TTACGTGTCGTTGTCGGACAATGAGAAGAACGGCTTCCGAACAAGAGAGTTGAAATCCGTCCATGTTGATGCTATTGGAACATACTTGCAGATAGCATTCCACAGGAATTATGCTAACCGCCACAATCGCTATAATCAG GTTGCTCTGGTGGCTATTAATGTCCTGGGCGAACCCTTG CCAAGCCGAGAACAGCTGATCGAACACTCCTTCAACGGCACTCCACTGGAAGTCGCCTTGGATGCGAACCTAGCCGG aaAATATGAGACCATGTCCCCCTTTGATGACCTGGCCTTTGACATGTACCAAGACCCAGAATTGGCCCGTATTATCCGCCATCTTGATCAAAACAGGCAAGATTTGCTTCAACGGGGGAGATTTGAGGAGGCCAAGTATCTGAAGCAGGCCATTGCAGATCTCCAAAAG GCCGGTGAGCATTTGGCAAGGTTAGACGTGGAAACGCAATGCGCCATGGGAAAGGAGGAATACGATCTcggcaagaagaagaagcacgAAATGGATGAATACCGGAGGAATGTCTACCAACAACTTGAGGCTCACAACCTGTTGAATACAGCAATG ATCACAAGTGTTTCGGGGTCACATATGGAGGAGCCCTCACTCTCAACCCCAACTTTTGACTCACAAATGGTAGAGAAAACCTCCAAATCTCTACCAAGCCATTTTTCAGACTCTAGTGGGCTTTCgccaaaatggaaaaacttaCCTGACACGCCACGTGCATCTTCGTCTACATTCCAGAAGTTGGAT tttagcAGTGATCCTTATGACGATCGTCCGGTACCAGCCCTTCAGAGAAATGAGCAGCTTGTGGTGGCCAACCAGAGCCCTGCAATGGACAGCTCTCCCCTACCTGATCTGCCTACCCCCGAAGTGGACCAAGAACCAGCGCCACTATCGGAAAAGGCTCAGAAGGAGGCTGCCCTGCCGATAAGGGTCTTTGGCGAGGATCTG GTAGCCAGTGCATATTCCACTTTCTGGTCACATCGAGAGGACGCACTGCTAGCCGTGCAAAAGAAACTTTCAGAAATGCCTTCAACGACACCCAAAGAAGAGCTGAGGCGTATGATAAGAGGCGCCATCTTTTTGGTCAAGAAGGCCCTCCTGGAGAAAGTTCTTCCG GTTTTCCAAGCTTCCTTGAAGTTGCTGTTGTTCATGTTGAGCCAGCTGATCCCAGGTCTGGGCCGAGGGGAGGTGACCTACTGTTTAGAAAACATCTGGCCCAACTTACTTTCCAGTACTGGAAACTCCATCAGCCGCTTTCGAGTCAGTGCCACAGCCTGCATTCAG GAAATTGCTGTCCTGAAGGATGTTCGGGCTTTGCAGTTTATCCCTGTTGAGCTAGTGAAGCCTTTCAAAACCAAAGTCCCTGCTCGTCTAGCTCAGACAAGAGCCGAGCTGCTTCAAAGTCTCCTGGCCGAGCTCGGCTCAGAAAACTCTGGATTCACGATGGAAAATGTCATGACG TTCTGCACGGCAGCGTTGGAGCATGAAAAATCTGGCGTTCGAGAGTTGGCGGCACAGATCATTTTGTCCATGTACAAGCGGCACAGTTCAGCTGTTCTTAGCTACCTTCCACCACGTAACAGTGCTCAGAAGAACTTCCTCTTCAAAGCCATATTCGAAAGCATTGACAAAGTGGACGGAGAACTGCTGGACTCTCCG GTTGTCCAGATGGAAAATGAGGAGATCCACTCCCTTCAAGAGCAGCTGGCTGCCTTTAAAGACTTTACA GTGAAGGACGGAAAAAGTAGTAAAGAACACACGGCCAAGAAAGTTGTTGCAGCAGTTGACAAGGGGTCTCAAAAGGGTGCCAAACAAA CCGTTGCCAAATTCCCTCCGAAAACGACAACACCCACAGTTGAAGTGCAGCAATCTATCACAGACCTGGATAA CTTGTGTATCTTCTGCCATAAGACGGACGACTCATTCCTCCACGACGGATTAGACATTCACTACTGGAAACATTGTCCCATGTTGCGACTCTGCAACGAATGCAGACAG GTTGTGGAAATCGCCAGCTTCACTGAACACCTTCTAAATGAATGTCAAAACAAGTCCAAATTTAGTCAATGTCAACGTTGCTCAGAGGCGGTGATCACTGAAGATATGAGCAAACATGTCCAGAGTAATACTTGTAAAC CTTGTGTCTCAGGTAAACCTTCCAGCCACTGCCCTTTGTGTCATGCCAACTTTTCTTTTGGGGAAGAG GCCTGGAAGGCTCACCTCACGGGCAGGGAGGGCTGCAAACAAAACTCTCGCAGAACCGGCGTGTCCCAGGGAACCCAGCCAGTACAAG